The DNA segment catctacacacacacacacatcacacatacacatctgcacacatacactcacacacacatctgcacacatacacacatatctacacacatacactcacatacacatctacacacatacacacaatctacactcatacacacatacactcacatctacacacatacacatctacacacatacacatctacacatacacacatctacacacatacatacactcacacacatctacacacatactcacacaccactcatacacacatctacacacatactcacacacatctacacacatacacacacacctacactcatacacacacatctacacacactcacacacatctaCACACGTACACTCacacctacacacatacacatctacacacatacacatctacacacacacacatcgacacacatacacacatctacacacacacatctacacatacacacatctacacacatacactcacaactacacacatctacacatacacatctacacacatacatacactcacacacaactacacactcacacacatctacacacactcacacacatccacacacatctacacacactcagacacatctgcacacatacacacgcatctacacaatacacacagacacatctacacacacatctacacacatacacacacatctgcacacatacacacatacacacacatacacacacacatctgcacacatacacacatctacacacatacacacctgcacacatacacacacacatgcacccatgtGCACATACACCCTcttgtacacatatacatacacagatgtgcactcacatgcacacaggcTCGTGCACAtacttctctctcacacacagtgCTCACTCTACCCAAGGTCCCAGCTCCGTGCACACGCACCCTGATGCCTGTGTGACGCTGCTCCTGCCCCTTCTCCCCCAGGCCGTGTCCTCCTCATTTGGATCTCCCCTCCAGCGGGGCCTCCTCGGAGGAGCCAAGGGATGAAGGTGCTGAGGGCCTGGCTCCTGTGCCTGCTGATGCTGGGCCTGGCCCTGCGGGGAGCTGCAAGTCGTACCCATCGGCACTCCATGGAGATCCGCAGTGAGTGCCTGGACCCCTGTCAGCCTCCCTTACCCCACCCTCCCTCACCCCAGAACCTGGTGCAGCCTGGTCGCTCGAGAACCTGGCAGGAACGGGGTGCGCGGGAGGAAAGGGAAGTCAGTCTTGGTGCTTTTCTGAACTCCTGCTTCCCAAAGCCAGCCCACGCCCAGAAATGGCCTCGCCAGAACCTCTGGGTGCCTGTTCCTTGGGTGGCTCCCAGCATGGCCTGGCGACTGGGCTGAGAGGCCCTGCCTGTGCACTCTGCCCCGCTGCCTCTGGGAGCACACAGCACACCCTGGGGACACGTGCCCATGGTCTGCTCCAGCTGTTTCCTTTCCAGCCCCTGACATCAATCCTGCCTGGTACGCCAGTCGCGGGATCAGGCCTGTGGGCCGCTTCGGTCGGAGGAGGGCAACCCTGGGGGACGTCCCCAAGCCTGGCCTGCGACCCCGGCTGACCTGCTTCCCCCTGGAAGGCGGTGCTATGTCGTCCCAGGATGGCTGACAGCCAGCTTGTCAAGAAAATCACTCTggagcctcccccaccccaccctctcctctcctttgggCTCCTTTCCCTTCAATCCTAATAAAAGCTCTGGTCTTCAGTTACACATTCACGACTGTGTGGTGGTGACTGTGAAGTTGTTCCCTCCTGGGACATTAGACTAGAAAGAACCTCAGAGCCCAGCAACTTCTTTGGAAGAAAAGGCTTTGTGACTTGGCAGAGGGCACTTGGCACTGAGTTGGGGCGCTGGGACTACCCTTGGTCACCGGCAGCCCACAGCCACCCCCACACCCAAGCTGCCCTGAGTGGCTGCCCAGGCTGTCCACTGCAGAAGGCCAGGAGGTGCCACGCGTCATACTCTGCAGGACACTGTCCCCATAGGAGGGTAGCACAGCCCCCAGCCTGAGCCCTGGGCAGCCCCTCAACCTCAGTCCTTTTTATTTAGACTATTTTTCAGAGCagctttaggttcacagcaaaattgagtagaAGGTACAGAAAGTTCCCATCCACCCCCTTCCCCCACATCCGCACAGCCTCCCCCATGATCAACACCCCCACCAAGGGTGCCTTTGTCCCAGTCGAGGAACCCACACTGAcacatccccatccccatccccaaccAGCGTATGTCAGAGCCCACTCTCCACGCTGTGCATCCTGTGGGTTTGCACAAATGTACAACAACACGATGTGGCATCATGCAGAGTCGTTTAACTGTCCTAGAAGTCCTCTGGGCTCCACCTACTCATCCTCGCACCCCGCAACCCCTACAACTGCTAGTCCTCTCATCGCAGTCTGTCTTGCCTCCCTCTTACTCAGGGAAGATGCATCATGGATTGTTTCTGACCCATGGCAGGGAGACTTGAACCTAGATTGCTCCCACGCCACGTGCGTCCCTTTCAAATCACACGGGGATGTCTCCACATCCTGCCTCAGGTGTAGCTTAGGTTGGCATTGGGGGCACATTTGCACCACCTGGGAGATTGAGTTCATCCCGTGaatcactgagcctcagtttccacaactGCATGCCACAGAACAGCAACGCTTACCTCATTCCTCAGCTCCGTGGGCGTGGCACCTGCACGCCAGCCGGCACAGGGTGGGTGCTCTGTGAGTGCAAGCCCCTTCCCCAAGGCCCATCCTCCACCCAGCCATGTAACAGGCTTCACCAGCTCCCTCCAACCCAAAGCTTGGCCTGGACTCTTGCTGGACCCTGCCTGCAGATGCTGATCTCAGGAGCCCATCCTGACCACAGCCCTCTTGGCCATCCATGCTCAGAGGGGCCAGTGGCAAGGCCCAGACCACCTACACGGGGCTGAGTTGGGGTGACTGCACCTCCCCAGCTACAGGGGAGCCCCTCCAGCCCTGAGCACCTCGCCAGGGTAGAGTGAGCCTGCAGGAACAGGAAGGGGGGAAGGCCTGCTCCTAAGGCAGCAGGGGCTGGGTCAGGCCTTAAAGAGGCCACAgccctcaaaaagttaaacacggAGTTATCAAACGACCCAACAATTCACCCCAGGTGTAGACCCTGGAGAACTGAGGGCAGGTGCTCAGCACATCACAGCAGCGTTTACAGCAGCACCCTTCCCAGTAGCCAAAGGGTGGACATGACCTGAATGCCCATTGCCTTAGTCAGTTCGGGCTGCTCTAATAAGATAGCATAGGCACAGAGGCTCAGCCAGTAAACACTCActcctcacagttctgggggcaggaagtccaagatcaaggtgctggctgatCCGACACCTTGATCCAACACCATCTTCCTGGTTGACAGACACCGTCTTCTCGttatatcctcacatggcagagagcagAAACAGGAAGCAAGCTCTCTAGCCTCTTCTTATGAGGGCACTAATTtcatccatgagggctccaccttcatgacctaatctccTCCCAAAGACCCGATCTCCTAATACCACCATAATGGgggaggatttcaacatataaatttgcaGTGGCGGGGACACAAACATTTCATAACACCCATCAACAGAAGAGTAGAAAAACACAGCGTGGtctatccatgcaatggaatattactcagccatgaaaaggaatggaccactgatacatgccacaacacggatgaaccttggaagcatcatgctaagtgaaagaagccaggcacaagaaTTCAAATgttgtatgattctgtttatataaaaacGTTGTATGACATTGCATATTCTATGGAAGTAGATTCATGGCTGTCAGGGGATAGGGAAGAGGGGTGGGGGGATGACTGCTTAATGGATATGGGGGTTCCCTTTTGGAGGTGGTGAAACGTCTTAGAACTGGACCACGGCAGTGGCTGAAGAACAGAGTGAATGTACTAGAAGCATATTTTCAGCATCCTTCTCCCAAGAATAAGGCCAGTCTCCTACATAGCCATAAACTTATCACACCTGAACAAACCGTTGTAGTAATTTCACAATATCATCTAGTTTTTAGTTTGTACTCAGAAATCCCCACATGTAGCAAGACAGTCTTTTTCCCCCAACAGGCTCTAATCTAAAAAATCCCCACATGCAGCAAGACAGTCTTTTTCCCCCACCAGACTCTAATCTAAAAAATCCCCACACGTAGCAAGACAGTCTCCTTTTTCCCCCACCAGACTCTAATCTAAAAAATCCCCACGTGTAGCAAGACAGCCTCCTTTTTCCCCCACCGGGCTCCAATCTGCATTCACAGTCAGTTGTTTCTCTTTGATTTCcgaccagttaattttttatgttgtCCTGGTGTTGAATTTTTCAAGCACCCAGATGAGTCGTCTTGGAAAATGCTCCACCTGTGTGATTTGTAAGTCGTTCCCCCAAGGTGATGTACCTGTTCTTCCGTTCCCTGTACTTCCTGTCATCAGAGAGGGGCATCCAGGATCTTGCCTGGATTCAGGTCATGCACTGTGGACCCAAAAACTCTGTGTCCTTCCCACTGCATCATATCTGACCATGGGATCCTGGGCTCCCTCTCTGACAGTGCTATTTGACCCTGTGGTAGAGACAGATCTCTTCATTGCAAGAGGTTTTTTCCTGTGTGATCAGTGTGAAATCTGTGCTGGGGCCAGGGCCCCATGGCCAAATCCTGTTTCCCAGCCAGCTTGCGGCCTGAGATGTCAGTGTCCCCTGACTACTCATGCCAGGCTCAGCTGCTGCACCACCAGTCACCCCCACACCATGGTGATTCTCTAATTCCTTCCACAGTCATTAGTTGGATTCTTCcagagaagatatttctttttttcttttttttcagaactTTATAATTTTTGACACTCGAATTGGCCTAAATTTGGCTAGTGGGAGTCCTAAACagggaataaatttttaaaaaattaaaaagaatagttCTGTGAGTCAGCCACTCTGGGAAACGCAGACCCATCAGAAGAATGGGATGGGAACATACTCAAGAGGAAACAAGACagggcgggcacggtggctcacctgtaatcccagtactttgggatgccgagataggtggatcacctgaggtcaggagttcgagaccagcctggtgaagccccatctctactaaaaatgcaaaaattagccaggtgtggtggcgggcgcctgtagtgccagctacttgggactgaagcaagagaatcacttgaacttaggaggcagagtctgcagtgagctgagatcccatcactgcactacagcctgggtgacaagagcaaaactgtctcaaaacaaaaaaaaaaaaagagagagaaagagagagagaagaaaaggttaGCATCACAGGCTGGGATGGCAGGGGCTCCCAGGGCCACTCATCAACATTGCCATGCCTCCGGCATCCACCACCATCCCCCACAGGCAAACAACAGCTCACGAGAAGACCCAGGTCCAAACTCAGGCTAAGCAGGGCTGGAGCTGCTTCCCCAGCAGCAGCCTGGACAGTGGGTGCATGGACCAGCTTCTCCCAGGATCTGGGGCCAGTGGGGTCCTGGACCCATTTATCCTGAATCATCTGCGACACAAATGTCTGCGGCCCTGCTGGGGCCTCTCCCTGTGTGCTTGCAGAAATAGGGCCTTCCTGCCTgctgcccc comes from the Pan troglodytes isolate AG18354 chromosome 13, NHGRI_mPanTro3-v2.0_pri, whole genome shotgun sequence genome and includes:
- the PRLH gene encoding prolactin-releasing peptide, which translates into the protein MKVLRAWLLCLLMLGLALRGAASRTHRHSMEIRTPDINPAWYASRGIRPVGRFGRRRATLGDVPKPGLRPRLTCFPLEGGAMSSQDG